A genome region from Drosophila simulans strain w501 chromosome 2R, Prin_Dsim_3.1, whole genome shotgun sequence includes the following:
- the LOC6733843 gene encoding sorbin and SH3 domain-containing protein 1 isoform X27: MSASTPPRRTRPSYKSNGYVSEPEPNYDSDYSTLRYRTQNPHRVQSVSSAVNVRNLNQDEKLYGTMPNPIKSAQNSYKNQPGRIENYTTGHSSVSEKEKKENLEQSKLSPLYTEGNLSRALAKESGYTSDSNLVFRKKEVPVSSPLSPVEQKQAYKSLQAGGEPPLLGFRKPAPEKPRDLDPNAPPIPPQPPVKGLSSYDFSYNTDTVDGSDVNIHFKTPIRHEQRQNLSEEELAIRQAEHMQKLYHEERRRKYLQELQDMNSRRHTDNFTPSQKSPIALNRYDDFPTDVTLKSLVGPKTVARALFNFQGQTSKELSFRKGDTIYIRRQIDANWYEGEHNAMIGLLPASYVEIVSRDGARTPSKRPSEGQARAKYNFQAQSGIELSLNKGELVTLTRRVDGNWFEGKIANRKGIFPCSYVEVLTDIGAEDIAARTTTVITSQSTTNLRPNLDVLRTKINNEFNTLTQNGAQPPNGILKETRTLHKTDALHVDTSSEPLAYRALYKYRPQNSDELELLEGDVVHVLEKCDDGWFVGTSQRTGCFGTFPGNYVERA, from the exons ATGTCCGCCAGTACACCACCAAGACGAA CCCGTCCGTCGTACAAGAGCAACGGATACGTCTCAGAGCCCGAGCCCAACTACGATTCGGATTACTCGACGTTGAGGTACCGCACCCAGAATCCGCACCGCGTTCAGTCCGTCTCCTCGGCTGTCAATGTGCGCAACCTTAATCAGGACGAGAA GTTGTATGGTACTATGCCAAATCCCATAAAATCAGCGCAAAACTCGTATAAGAATCAGCCAGGTCGCATCGAAAACTATACGACAGGTCATTCGTCTGTTtccgaaaaggaaaagaagGAG AATCTAGAACAATCGAAACTATCGCCATTGTACACTGAAGGTAACTTGTCCAG AGCTTTGGCCAAGGAATCCGGCTATACTAGCGATTCCAATCTGGTCTTCCGTAAGAAGGAGGTACCCGTAAGCAGCCCCCTTAGCCCAGTTGAACAAAAGCAGGCTTACAAGAGTCTCCAGGCAGGCGGAGAACCTCCTTTGCTCGGCTTCCGTAAACCAGCGCCCGAGAAACCCCGTG ATCTCGACCCGAACGCGCCCCCCATTCCCCCACAGCCGCCAGTCAAGGGTCTCTCCTCCTACGATTTCTCGTACAACACCGACACCGTCGACGGATCAG ACGTGAACATCCACTTCAAGACCCCCATCAGGCATGAGCAGCGCCAGAACTTGTCGGAAGAGGAACTAGCCATTCGCCAAGCGGAGCATATGCAGAAGCTCTACCACGAGGAGCGCCGTCGCAAGTATCTACAGGAGCTGCAGGACATGAATTCGCGCCGCCACACGGACAACTTCACCCCGTCGCAGAAGTCGCCCATCGCCCTCAATCGCTACGATGACTTCCCCACGGACGTGACCCTCAAGTCGCTGGTGGGCCCCAAGACGGTGGCCCGGGCTCTCTTCAACTTCCAGGGACAGACCTCCAA GGAGCTATCCTTCCGCAAGGGCGACACAATCTACATCAGGCGGCAGATCGATGCCAACTGGTATGAGGGCGAGCACAATGCCATGATTGGACTGCTTCCAGCTAGCTATGTTGAG ATTGTCAGTCGAGATGGAGCCCGTACCCCATCCAAGCGGCCATCGGAGGGTCAGGCCCGTGCCAAATACAACTTCCAGGCCCAGTCGGGCATCGAGCTCTCCTTGAACAAGGGCGAATTGGTCACTTTGACGCGCCGAGTGGATGGCAACTGGTTCGAGGGCAAGATTGCCAACAGAAAGGGCATCTTCCCATGCTCCTATGTGGAG GTACTTACTGATATTGGTGCTGAGGACATTGCGGCCAGGACAACCACCGTGATCACCAGCCAGAGCACCACGAATCTGCGGCCCAATCTCGACGTGCTGCGCACAAAAATCAACAATGAGTTCAATACGCTGACGCAAAATGGAGCACAGCCACCGAACGGAATCCTCAAGGAAACGCGGACACTTCATAAGACGGACGCCCTCCATGTGGACACCAGTTCCGAACCATTGGC ATACCGCGCACTGTACAAGTACCGGCCCCAGAACTCCGATGAACTGGAACTGCTCGAGGGAGATGTTGTCCATGTGCTGGAGAAGTGCGACGACGGATGGTTCGTGGGCACCTCGCAGAGGACCGGCTGCTTCGGCACATTCCCCGGCAACTACGTGGAACGGGCCTAG
- the LOC6733843 gene encoding sorbin and SH3 domain-containing protein 1 isoform X26, with amino-acid sequence MSASTPPRRTRPSYKSNGYVSEPEPNYDSDYSTLRYRTQNPHRVQSVSSAVNVRNLNQDEKLYGTMPNPIKSAQNSYKNQPGRIENYTTGHSSVSEKEKKEWWDEVMDIFNGNLEQSKLSPLYTEGNLSRALAKESGYTSDSNLVFRKKEVPVSSPLSPVEQKQAYKSLQAGGEPPLLGFRKPAPEKPRDLDPNAPPIPPQPPVKGLSSYDFSYNTDTVDGSDVNIHFKTPIRHEQRQNLSEEELAIRQAEHMQKLYHEERRRKYLQELQDMNSRRHTDNFTPSQKSPIALNRYDDFPTDVTLKSLVGPKTVARALFNFQGQTSKELSFRKGDTIYIRRQIDANWYEGEHNAMIGLLPASYVEIVSRDGARTPSKRPSEGQARAKYNFQAQSGIELSLNKGELVTLTRRVDGNWFEGKIANRKGIFPCSYVEVLTDIGAEDIAARTTTVITSQSTTNLRPNLDVLRTKINNEFNTLTQNGAQPPNGILKETRTLHKTDALHVDTSSEPLAYRALYKYRPQNSDELELLEGDVVHVLEKCDDGWFVGTSQRTGCFGTFPGNYVERA; translated from the exons ATGTCCGCCAGTACACCACCAAGACGAA CCCGTCCGTCGTACAAGAGCAACGGATACGTCTCAGAGCCCGAGCCCAACTACGATTCGGATTACTCGACGTTGAGGTACCGCACCCAGAATCCGCACCGCGTTCAGTCCGTCTCCTCGGCTGTCAATGTGCGCAACCTTAATCAGGACGAGAA GTTGTATGGTACTATGCCAAATCCCATAAAATCAGCGCAAAACTCGTATAAGAATCAGCCAGGTCGCATCGAAAACTATACGACAGGTCATTCGTCTGTTtccgaaaaggaaaagaagGAG TGGTGGGACGAAGTGATGGACATCTTTAACGGG AATCTAGAACAATCGAAACTATCGCCATTGTACACTGAAGGTAACTTGTCCAG AGCTTTGGCCAAGGAATCCGGCTATACTAGCGATTCCAATCTGGTCTTCCGTAAGAAGGAGGTACCCGTAAGCAGCCCCCTTAGCCCAGTTGAACAAAAGCAGGCTTACAAGAGTCTCCAGGCAGGCGGAGAACCTCCTTTGCTCGGCTTCCGTAAACCAGCGCCCGAGAAACCCCGTG ATCTCGACCCGAACGCGCCCCCCATTCCCCCACAGCCGCCAGTCAAGGGTCTCTCCTCCTACGATTTCTCGTACAACACCGACACCGTCGACGGATCAG ACGTGAACATCCACTTCAAGACCCCCATCAGGCATGAGCAGCGCCAGAACTTGTCGGAAGAGGAACTAGCCATTCGCCAAGCGGAGCATATGCAGAAGCTCTACCACGAGGAGCGCCGTCGCAAGTATCTACAGGAGCTGCAGGACATGAATTCGCGCCGCCACACGGACAACTTCACCCCGTCGCAGAAGTCGCCCATCGCCCTCAATCGCTACGATGACTTCCCCACGGACGTGACCCTCAAGTCGCTGGTGGGCCCCAAGACGGTGGCCCGGGCTCTCTTCAACTTCCAGGGACAGACCTCCAA GGAGCTATCCTTCCGCAAGGGCGACACAATCTACATCAGGCGGCAGATCGATGCCAACTGGTATGAGGGCGAGCACAATGCCATGATTGGACTGCTTCCAGCTAGCTATGTTGAG ATTGTCAGTCGAGATGGAGCCCGTACCCCATCCAAGCGGCCATCGGAGGGTCAGGCCCGTGCCAAATACAACTTCCAGGCCCAGTCGGGCATCGAGCTCTCCTTGAACAAGGGCGAATTGGTCACTTTGACGCGCCGAGTGGATGGCAACTGGTTCGAGGGCAAGATTGCCAACAGAAAGGGCATCTTCCCATGCTCCTATGTGGAG GTACTTACTGATATTGGTGCTGAGGACATTGCGGCCAGGACAACCACCGTGATCACCAGCCAGAGCACCACGAATCTGCGGCCCAATCTCGACGTGCTGCGCACAAAAATCAACAATGAGTTCAATACGCTGACGCAAAATGGAGCACAGCCACCGAACGGAATCCTCAAGGAAACGCGGACACTTCATAAGACGGACGCCCTCCATGTGGACACCAGTTCCGAACCATTGGC ATACCGCGCACTGTACAAGTACCGGCCCCAGAACTCCGATGAACTGGAACTGCTCGAGGGAGATGTTGTCCATGTGCTGGAGAAGTGCGACGACGGATGGTTCGTGGGCACCTCGCAGAGGACCGGCTGCTTCGGCACATTCCCCGGCAACTACGTGGAACGGGCCTAG
- the LOC6733843 gene encoding uncharacterized protein LOC6733843 isoform X21, whose translation MSASTPPRRTRPSYKSNGYVSEPEPNYDSDYSTLRYRTQNPHRVQSVSSAVNVRNLNQDEKLYGTMPNPIKSAQNSYKNQPGRIENYTTGHSSVSEKEKKEWWDEVMDIFNGWLREHTRIPRIIIEFVDEFDGIGNLEQSKLSPLYTEGNLSRALAKESGYTSDSNLVFRKKEVPVSSPLSPVEQKQAYKSLQAGGEPPLLGFRKPAPEKPREILEEFEFIQITPTLTKIRVSTKELEEEVEPVRKAATPPPPPPPPPPPPPHQSLPTSRDHKPVKMFSQLSKNLPSFIPLSKKQQVSQHDDPAPRPPHRKSSCTKSTVRVLSSASKSRHEQCFQPPNGAAPGVSTITLRKVATSSCSRREPICRSKSAGAVSTLLQTLTATKETRLTRRVQQQQQQSRLRSSSPSRRPARLLALRHSSRSPVAFGRSISKERSFAEEKKRLENTLPANRTNFEASTNILRDPSLKSPQEVREAVRSYATSRSKSLPRLRHTTVSTTTRQTMCFPQVRPQTLLDCGTRSLRKCSSKAGKGQENNGSNDSLPRSNSTFSIDSMVRQEIVPIAPPKTYVGKSRGSLSKALVPLQNSRSEGHVPRKRQSGKSTTKPPPPVTVHSYSESVREKTNFWNEYNAKQAMSLPQEYKFCPEDVCDFESHTIQQPCIEDLVWKYEGKEQRPPKQVTVTDIARPQSPQLSQERRFSPTREVRVPQISREVRSPSRRRIDSLRSKDKEQSLARASSLSSADDRKRATPAPSNGLYQCGELAHSATSLTHLERHSPSCRYRNNCERFTELNRFYSTLERVGQLERATSSSSFHPLRKDAELLDFDEWRRVRLHERAEKELQYLVGKLRDDQKQRDLHFRSKDVDSIKWRQEADQSLVAKKKSVEDLRENFEQLNLLRQQQQLQSEPVHRHWRRNTVADLACSLEHQASAEPEMERHLDNDLVSTLSKDQIKKITQQLNEIYSGNRHAPAVEEQYVVTVEKGSRPNGLKVRCNSTISKDQLLGPVQRKRDEQHSNQTLPRPTRSQSPVVVARETRGAIAAKNAELTLTKPPDVPPRPKPTPSQEVKSKPPPKAEPKVETREPAEDISQKIQYFEDRQFDEPPKTIYHAREDSSPDEAEVMRLINQNMQERQRARQLHHHQELSNSLTDLSGVFGERPAARVNFHLHSPPDRPPDDTELISFGNGSPDHGDGSLELYSDSYYRSRSLSPQSQASACSSSYLQRVYTGEVRKMRQHFESIQQSGEQSREPSNERRDFFGLSSLRRARSDPEMSAGSKDAPDTVTEAVSKEDVPRLTHKFELRAATPSPERGRRRMRSAQDRLMPHIDIISKTAALKRELPIPVRSSPTRSVSSNSHCFERLRMRYESPEPQTQSYLSTSHPDMRDVHDISPHLSADWVAHKHPEPTKPKDLPKKPQRVVRASSTSPPRPARSQNHQLSSRLTSCMKDIFANQKFDPNKHRPKARYVPDGAENGNQKSKDNGTLERLKKTAMVTFKDLDPNAPPIPPQPPVKGLSSYDFSYNTDTVDGSDVNIHFKTPIRHEQRQNLSEEELAIRQAEHMQKLYHEERRRKYLQELQDMNSRRHTDNFTPSQKSPIALNRYDDFPTDVTLKSLVGPKTVARALFNFQGQTSKELSFRKGDTIYIRRQIDANWYEGEHNAMIGLLPASYVEIVSRDGARTPSKRPSEGQARAKYNFQAQSGIELSLNKGELVTLTRRVDGNWFEGKIANRKGIFPCSYVEVLTDIGAEDIAARTTTVITSQSTTNLRPNLDVLRTKINNEFNTLTQNGAQPPNGILKETRTLHKTDALHVDTSSEPLAYRALYKYRPQNSDELELLEGDVVHVLEKCDDGWFVGTSQRTGCFGTFPGNYVERA comes from the exons ATGTCCGCCAGTACACCACCAAGACGAA CCCGTCCGTCGTACAAGAGCAACGGATACGTCTCAGAGCCCGAGCCCAACTACGATTCGGATTACTCGACGTTGAGGTACCGCACCCAGAATCCGCACCGCGTTCAGTCCGTCTCCTCGGCTGTCAATGTGCGCAACCTTAATCAGGACGAGAA GTTGTATGGTACTATGCCAAATCCCATAAAATCAGCGCAAAACTCGTATAAGAATCAGCCAGGTCGCATCGAAAACTATACGACAGGTCATTCGTCTGTTtccgaaaaggaaaagaagGAG TGGTGGGACGAAGTGATGGACATCTTTAACGGG TGGCTTAGGGAGCATACACGCATCCCGCGTATTATCATAGAGTTCGTCGACGAGTTCGACGGCATCGGA AATCTAGAACAATCGAAACTATCGCCATTGTACACTGAAGGTAACTTGTCCAG AGCTTTGGCCAAGGAATCCGGCTATACTAGCGATTCCAATCTGGTCTTCCGTAAGAAGGAGGTACCCGTAAGCAGCCCCCTTAGCCCAGTTGAACAAAAGCAGGCTTACAAGAGTCTCCAGGCAGGCGGAGAACCTCCTTTGCTCGGCTTCCGTAAACCAGCGCCCGAGAAACCCCGTG AAATTTTGGAGGAGTTCGAGTTCATACAAATCACTCCCACGCTCACAAAGATTCGTGTCAGTACCAAGGAGCTGGAAGAAGAAGTGGAACCCGTGAGAAAAGCAGCAacaccgccgcctccgccgccaccaccaccacctcctccgcctcaTCAATCTTTGCCAACAAGCAGGGACCATAAGCCCGTAAAGATGTTCTCCCAGCTATCGAAGAATCTGCCCTCGTTCATTCCGTTGAGCAAGAAGCAGCAAGTGTCGCAACATGATGACCCAGCCCCAAGGCCGCCCCATCGAAAGTCCAGCTGCACGAAGAGCACTGTGCGAGTCCTGAGCTCCGCCTCAAAGTCCAGGCATGAGCAGTGCTTCCAACCGCCAAATGGAGCTGCCCCTGGGGTATCCACCATCACCCTGCGGAAGGTGGCCACTTCGAGTTGTTCCCGTCGCGAACCCATCTGCCGATCGAAGTCGGCGGGAGCGGTGTCCACCCTTTTGCAAACGCTTACGGCCACCAAGGAGACCCGACTCACCCGTCGggttcagcagcagcagcagcaatcgcgTTTGAGGTCCTCGAGTCCTAGTAGACGCCCCGCTCGTCTTCTGGCCCTTCGTCATTCCAGCCGAAGTCCTGTGGCCTTTGGCAGGAGCATATCGAAGGAAAGAAGCTTCGCGGAGGAGAAAAAGCGACTGGAGAACACGCTGCCAGCTAATCGCACCAACTTTGAGGCCAGTACCAATATACTAAGGGATCCCTCCTTGAAATCCCCCCAAGAGGTGAGGGAGGCAGTGCGTTCGTATGCGACGTCACGCAGCAAGTCCTTGCCACGGCTTCGTCATACTACAGTGAGCACTACCACAAGGCAGACCATGTGCTTCCCGCAAGTGCGACCCCAGACGCTTTTGGATTGCGGAACTCGGTCGCTGAGGAAGTGCTCCTCGAAAGCAGGAAAAGGCCAAGAAAATAACGGATCCAATGACAGCTTGCCGAGAAGTAACTCCACCTTCTCCATTGACTCTATGGTGCGTCAGGAAATTGTGCCCATAGCACCGCCCAAGACATATGTCGGGAAGTCCAGAGGATCACTCTCTAAAGCGCTGGTTCCACTCCAGAACAGTCGAAGCGAAGGTCACGTGCCAAGGAAGCGTCAGTCTGGCAAAAGCACCACcaagccaccaccaccagttACTGTCCACTCCTACAGCGAATCAGTGAGGGAGAAGACCAACTTTTGGAACGAGTACAACGCCAAGCAGGCCATGTCCTTGCCGCAAGAGTACAAATTCTGTCCGGAGGATGTGTGCGATTTCGAGAGTCATACGATCCAGCAACCGTGTATCGAGGACCTTGTGTGGAAATATGAGGGCAAGGAGCAGCGTCCACCGAAACAAGTCACCGTGACGGACATCGCTCGTCCCCAATCGCCACAATTGAGCCAGGAGCGTCGCTTTTCCCCCACTCGAGAGGTTAGGGTGCCCCAAATCAGCCGGGAGGTCAGATCTCCGTCTCGTCGACGCATTGATAGCCTGCGTTCCAAGGACAAAGAACAGTCCTTGGCCAGGGCCAGCAGCCTTAGCAGCGCAGATGACCGCAAGAGGGCTACTCCAGCTCCTTCGAATGGGCTCTACCAATGTGGAGAGCTAGCCCACAGTGCCACGTCATTGACTCACCTGGAACGCCATAGTCCCAGCTGTCGGTATCGTAACAATTGCGAGCGTTTCACTGAATTGAATCGCTTCTACAGCACTTTGGAGCGAGTGGGTCAGCTGGAGAGGGCCACGTCCTCCAGCAGTTTCCATCCCTTGAGAAAGGATGCTGAGCTCCTGGACTTTGATGAATGGCGCCGGGTGCGACTTCATGAACGTGCTGAAAAAGAGCTGCAATATTTAGTTGGAAAGCTACGAGATGACCAAAAGCAAAGGGATCTTCACTTTCGTTCAAAGGATGTAGACTCCATTAAGTGGCGTCAAGAGGCCGACCAATCACTGGTTGCCAAGAAGAAGTCTGTGGAGGATCTTCGCGAAAACTTTGAGCAGCTGAATCTCctcaggcagcagcagcagctccaatcGGAGCCAGTTCATCGCCATTGGAGACGCAACACGGTGGCTGATTTGGCCTGCAGTCTGGAGCACCAGGCCTCGGCGGAACCCGAGATGGAGCGTCACTTGGACAACGACTTAGTGAGCACTTTGTCCAAGgatcaaattaaaaagataACCCAGCAGCTGAACGAGATCTACTCGGGGAATCGCCATGCTCCAGCCGTCGAAGAGCAGTATGTCGTGACCGTAGAGAAGGGCTCCCGTCCAAATGGTCTGAAGGTACGTTGCAACTCCACCATCTCCAAGGATCAGCTACTGGGACCAGTTCAGCGTAAGCGAGATGAACAGCACTCAAATCAGACTTTGCCTCGCCCCACTCGCAGTCAATCTCCGGTTGTGGTGGCACGAGAAACCCGTGGTGCCATTGCAGCCAAGAACGCAGAGTTGACCCTGACGAAACCGCCGGATGTGCCACCAAGACCCAAACCCACGCCAAGTCAGGAGGTCAAGAGCAAGCCACCGCCGAAGGCGGAACCAAAAGTTGAAACTCGCGAACCGGCCGAAGACATAAGCCAGAAGATACAATACTTCGAGGATCGCCAGTTCGATGAGCCGCCCAAGACCATCTACCACGCTCGCGAAGATTCCTCGCCGGACGAAGCTGAGGTTATGCGACTTATCAATCAAAACATGCAAGAACGTCAAAGAGCCAGGCAACTTCACCACCACCAGGAGCTGAGTAACTCATTGACCGATTTGAGCGGGGTTTTTGGGGAGCGCCCTGCGGCCCGGGTAAATTTTCACTTGCACAGCCCGCCCGACCGTCCGCCCGACGATACCGAGCTTATCAGCTTTGGGAACGGATCACCGGATCACGGAGACGGCAGTCTTGAGCTCTACTCGGACTCCTACTATCGGTCGCGCAGTCTGTCGCCCCAATCGCAGGCCTCcgcctgctccagctcctacTTGCAGAGGGTGTACACCGGCGAGGTGCGGAAGATGCGTCAGCACTTCGAGAGCATTCAGCAGTCCGGCGAACAGTCCCGGGAGCCATCCAATGAGCGGCGTGATTTTTTTGGGCTTAGCTCGCTGCGGAGGGCGCGCAGCGATCCCGAAATGAGTGCGGGATCCAAAGACGCCCCGGACACCGTTACGGAGGCGGTGTCGAAGGAGGATGTGCCTCGGCTAACCCACAAATTCGAGTTGAGGGCAGCCACGCCATCGCCGGAACGAGGAAGAAGGCGTATGCGTAGCGCCCAGGACCGCCTAATGCCCCACATCGATATCATCAGCAAGACAGCGGCTTTGAAGAGAGAACTACCCATTCCCGTTCGATCGAGTCCCACGAGGAGCGTTAGCAGCAACAGCCATTGCTTCGAGCGTCTGAGGATGCGCTACGAGTCACCGGAGCCGCAGACCCAGAGCTATTTGTCAACCTCGCATCCGGATATGCGGGATGTCCACGACATATCGCCCCATCTGAGTGCCGATTGGGTGGCTCACAAGCACCCGGAACCGACGAAGCCCAAGGACCTGCCCAAGAAGCCACAACGAGTGGTGAGGGCGAGCTCCACTTCTCCACCTCGACCAGCAAGATCGCAAAACCACCAGCTGAGCTCCCGGCTAACTAGCTGCATGAAGGATATATTCGCCAACCAGAAGTTCGATCCTAACAAGCATCGTCCCAAGGCCCGATATGTTCCCGATGGTGCGGAGAATGGCAATCAGAAATCCAAGGATAATGGCACTTTAGAGCGCCTCAAGAAGACAGCCATGGTGACCTTTAAAG ATCTCGACCCGAACGCGCCCCCCATTCCCCCACAGCCGCCAGTCAAGGGTCTCTCCTCCTACGATTTCTCGTACAACACCGACACCGTCGACGGATCAG ACGTGAACATCCACTTCAAGACCCCCATCAGGCATGAGCAGCGCCAGAACTTGTCGGAAGAGGAACTAGCCATTCGCCAAGCGGAGCATATGCAGAAGCTCTACCACGAGGAGCGCCGTCGCAAGTATCTACAGGAGCTGCAGGACATGAATTCGCGCCGCCACACGGACAACTTCACCCCGTCGCAGAAGTCGCCCATCGCCCTCAATCGCTACGATGACTTCCCCACGGACGTGACCCTCAAGTCGCTGGTGGGCCCCAAGACGGTGGCCCGGGCTCTCTTCAACTTCCAGGGACAGACCTCCAA GGAGCTATCCTTCCGCAAGGGCGACACAATCTACATCAGGCGGCAGATCGATGCCAACTGGTATGAGGGCGAGCACAATGCCATGATTGGACTGCTTCCAGCTAGCTATGTTGAG ATTGTCAGTCGAGATGGAGCCCGTACCCCATCCAAGCGGCCATCGGAGGGTCAGGCCCGTGCCAAATACAACTTCCAGGCCCAGTCGGGCATCGAGCTCTCCTTGAACAAGGGCGAATTGGTCACTTTGACGCGCCGAGTGGATGGCAACTGGTTCGAGGGCAAGATTGCCAACAGAAAGGGCATCTTCCCATGCTCCTATGTGGAG GTACTTACTGATATTGGTGCTGAGGACATTGCGGCCAGGACAACCACCGTGATCACCAGCCAGAGCACCACGAATCTGCGGCCCAATCTCGACGTGCTGCGCACAAAAATCAACAATGAGTTCAATACGCTGACGCAAAATGGAGCACAGCCACCGAACGGAATCCTCAAGGAAACGCGGACACTTCATAAGACGGACGCCCTCCATGTGGACACCAGTTCCGAACCATTGGC ATACCGCGCACTGTACAAGTACCGGCCCCAGAACTCCGATGAACTGGAACTGCTCGAGGGAGATGTTGTCCATGTGCTGGAGAAGTGCGACGACGGATGGTTCGTGGGCACCTCGCAGAGGACCGGCTGCTTCGGCACATTCCCCGGCAACTACGTGGAACGGGCCTAG